A window from Cryptomeria japonica chromosome 1, Sugi_1.0, whole genome shotgun sequence encodes these proteins:
- the LOC131034444 gene encoding glyoxylase I 4-like has translation MVKSVLRKTLPLSSLNHISLVCKSVEESINFYENVLGFVPIKRPVSFGFDGAWLFNYGMGIHLLQCDNTDSLPKKSEIDPMDNHISFQCESMDAVERTLEDMKIKYVKRRVEEGGLYIDQIFMHDPDGFMIEMCNCENLPVVPLGSSACLRVPSAIEQSNSKQYS, from the exons ATGGTTAAGTCTGTACTAAGGAAGACTCTACCCTTGTCTTCTTTAAATCACATATCTCTTGTCTGCAAATCTGTAGAGGAATCAATCAATTTCTACGAAAATGTGTTGGGTTTTGTTCCAATCAAGAGGCCTGTGTCCTTCGGCTTTGATGGAGCCtg GTTGTTTAATTATGGAATGGGCATACATCTTCTGCAATGTGACAACACAGACAGTTTGCCTAAGAAATCTGAAATTGATCCAATGGATAATCACATATCATTTCAG TGTGAAAGTATGGATGCAGTGGAGAGGACATTAGAGGACATGAAGATAAAGTACGTGAAGAGAAGAGTGGAGGAAGGGGGATTATATATTGACCAAATATTTATGCACGATCCAGATGGCTTCATGATTGAGATGTGTAACTGTGAGAATCTGCCAGTGGTGCCATTGGGATCTTCTGCCTGTCTGAGAGTACCATCTGCCATTGAGCAGAGCAACAGTAAACAGTACAGCTAA